CTCCAAGTCCCTCCGACACAAGGTCAAGTATGGTATCTATTTGATCACTTTCATACAAAATAGAAGGCGTAAAACCTGCTTTTTTACATGCTCCAACTGGAGTATCATGCATTCCAGTACTTGGGTCTAGTAAAATGAATTTTTCATTAGCTATTTCTGACAAATCAATAAATTTGTTTTTGGCAAGTGGATGCTTCATATCAGTTACAAGCACATACTCATCATTTATGAGTGGCTGAATTTTAAGACCAGTATCTTCATCCAAGTTTGTAAGGATAAATGCAGCATCAATTTTATTATCTCTAAGAAGCTTAATAAGATCTTTAGTTTTTTTCTCTACCAAGTTTATTTTAATACCTGGATGTTCCTTTTGAAACGAGGCAATCAATCCTATAAGTCCCTGGCAGTTAACAATCTGTGACATACCTAAATTTATATGCCCTTCTTCAAGATTGCTATGCTTTTTAATCTTTAATTTCAAATCATCATACCTTGCTATAACCTCTTCTGAAAAATTAACAAGTTCTTCACCAGTTAATGTTACAGTTTTGGTTGCTCTATTAATTAATTCAGTTCCTAATTCATCTTCTAATGCTTTTAATCGTTTTGATAATGAGGATTGCGATATACAAAGTTCCTGTGCAGCAGTAGAAAAGTTTTTATACTTTACCACAGCTAAAAAATACTTTAATTGCTCAATTTCCACTATGCCACCTCTTAGTCAATTCTTTTATGGAATAATTGTATCACAATATTGAATTGATTATGCAGATGATTTTAGAGTATAGTTCAGACAAGAACTAATTTTAATATTTTAGTACTTTCCCGGGGATGCTAAGGTCTAAACTATATACTTAAAGATAAACTGGAGGATAATTATGAAAGAATTCACAAATAGAAAATTGGTAAAGATATCGATTTTATCAGTATCTCTATTACCCATTATGGCCGCCACAGCAGTAGCACCCATACTTGGTAGCATAGGGGATACTTTTGTTAATACAAATCCTACTTTAATAAAAATGATCTTGACTATACCAGCTATCATGACAATTCCAGTGAGTCTTCTATCAGGAAGGCTTGCCTCTACGTTAAAGAAACGTCATATATTGATTGTAGGTATACTATTCTATTGGCTTGGTGGTTTTCTTCCTTATTTTTCAAACAATATATATACACTATTATTTTACCGAGCCTTCTTAGGCGTAGGTGTTGGTCTGATACTCCCCCTTTCCACATCCATTATTGCAGATTTTTTTGATGGGGATGAGCGAAAAAAAATGATAGGACTTTCTTCAGCTTGGAATAACATAGGAGGGGCAATAGCAGTCTTGCTTTCTGGAATTCTTGGAAGGCTTAGTTGGAGATATTCTTTTGGAACTTATCTTATTGCCATATTTCCATTAATTATGGTTGTTTTTATATTACCTGAGCCTAAAAAAATAGAAAATAAGCAAAAAACTATAAAAAGTATTATGAATAAAGCCTTGATAACCGTATTCATGAAAATGTTACTGTTTTATATGATATTTTATGTACTGCCAACAAATATAGCATTATTTTTAAAAAGTGAAAACCTAGGATCAACTAATACAGCTGCTTTTTTCATTGCAAGCACATC
This sequence is a window from Clostridium sp. 'White wine YQ'. Protein-coding genes within it:
- a CDS encoding MFS transporter, producing MKEFTNRKLVKISILSVSLLPIMAATAVAPILGSIGDTFVNTNPTLIKMILTIPAIMTIPVSLLSGRLASTLKKRHILIVGILFYWLGGFLPYFSNNIYTLLFYRAFLGVGVGLILPLSTSIIADFFDGDERKKMIGLSSAWNNIGGAIAVLLSGILGRLSWRYSFGTYLIAIFPLIMVVFILPEPKKIENKQKTIKSIMNKALITVFMKMLLFYMIFYVLPTNIALFLKSENLGSTNTAAFFIASTSFMSFVTGLYFGKIIIKLKNYSELSGWFAMFLGFVILSTSHSVIFLFIAVLVMGFAFAILFPLFLIDTTKCAPKYANAFALSIVGSFGLLGQFLSPIIVNVIGNIIGISSVRFSFQFSAIACIIVIVTLYFSNIRYSSISK
- a CDS encoding LysR family transcriptional regulator, which produces MEIEQLKYFLAVVKYKNFSTAAQELCISQSSLSKRLKALEDELGTELINRATKTVTLTGEELVNFSEEVIARYDDLKLKIKKHSNLEEGHINLGMSQIVNCQGLIGLIASFQKEHPGIKINLVEKKTKDLIKLLRDNKIDAAFILTNLDEDTGLKIQPLINDEYVLVTDMKHPLAKNKFIDLSEIANEKFILLDPSTGMHDTPVGACKKAGFTPSILYESDQIDTILDLVSEGLGVSLLMHDSVNYYGHLGVKIVKLNEPISGITALALPRNKNLNNSISAFQKYILSSLIL